Proteins encoded together in one Pantoea sp. CCBC3-3-1 window:
- a CDS encoding MFS transporter, with protein sequence MNTVSPTPPEARAIGPLLFSLALGAFAIGLSEFVIMGLLPQVSSAMNVSLAEGSKFISYYALGVVIGAPLFSLSTARLQRKHQLMIFITLFLLGNISSMLAETAHALVVSRFLSGLPHGAFLGVAALAAASLVDENRRGQAVGKVMLGLTLASLLGNPAATLLGEHLDWRWAFACVSLLSLIDALLIFKLFPMQREEAQSSPLKEIRGLANIRIWLTLGIAAIGFGGMFAVISYITPILTLAAHLSTLWLPVVLFAFGLGMVLGNLAGGKLADGKIMLSIFCILAWSVVVLTLFPLMVTSLAGLLLGAFLIGTNLALCAPLQVRLMQVAGKAQTLAATLNHSAFNIANALGAFLGAYVVQQGYPMTQTATYGAILPVLGMVIFIVALLKEVADRKNTDVSSTDLI encoded by the coding sequence ATGAATACTGTAAGTCCAACACCTCCTGAGGCTCGCGCTATCGGGCCACTGTTGTTTTCTCTCGCGCTGGGCGCTTTCGCCATTGGTTTGAGCGAGTTCGTTATTATGGGCCTGTTGCCGCAGGTCTCTTCGGCCATGAACGTCAGCCTGGCCGAAGGCAGCAAATTCATCAGTTACTATGCGCTTGGCGTGGTTATTGGCGCTCCGCTGTTCTCACTCAGCACCGCTCGTTTACAGCGTAAGCATCAGCTGATGATCTTTATCACCCTGTTTCTACTGGGCAATATCAGCAGCATGCTGGCTGAAACGGCGCACGCGCTGGTGGTTTCGCGTTTTCTGAGCGGCTTACCGCATGGCGCCTTCCTGGGCGTGGCAGCACTGGCGGCGGCCTCTTTAGTGGATGAAAATCGTCGCGGCCAGGCCGTAGGAAAAGTGATGCTTGGTCTGACGCTGGCCTCGCTGCTGGGCAATCCGGCTGCAACGTTGCTGGGGGAACATCTTGACTGGCGTTGGGCTTTCGCCTGCGTTTCGCTGCTGTCGTTGATTGATGCGTTGTTAATCTTCAAACTTTTCCCAATGCAGCGTGAAGAAGCTCAAAGCTCGCCGCTGAAAGAGATCCGCGGCCTGGCTAATATCCGTATCTGGTTAACGCTGGGTATTGCGGCAATTGGTTTTGGCGGAATGTTCGCGGTGATCAGCTATATCACCCCCATTCTGACCTTAGCTGCCCACCTGTCGACCCTCTGGCTGCCGGTTGTGCTGTTTGCTTTTGGTTTGGGGATGGTGCTGGGCAATCTGGCGGGCGGCAAGCTGGCCGATGGCAAAATCATGCTGTCGATTTTCTGCATTCTGGCCTGGAGCGTGGTGGTGCTGACCCTCTTCCCATTGATGGTGACGTCGCTGGCTGGCCTGCTGTTAGGCGCTTTCCTGATTGGCACTAACCTGGCGCTGTGCGCGCCGCTTCAGGTTCGTCTGATGCAGGTAGCCGGAAAAGCGCAAACGCTGGCGGCAACGCTAAACCATTCGGCATTTAACATCGCCAACGCGCTGGGCGCTTTCCTGGGGGCTTATGTCGTGCAGCAGGGTTATCCGATGACGCAGACCGCGACCTATGGCGCAATTTTGCCGGTGCTGGGTATGGTGATCTTTATTGTGGCGCTGCTGAAAGAAGTGGCCGACCGTAAAAATACCGACGTCAGTTCCACCGATTTGATTTGA
- a CDS encoding MFS transporter: protein MSTAQQAGTAQEKPLWGAVFSMALGVFGLVTAEFLPASLLTPMAASLGVTEGVTGQSVTVTAVFALLTSFFSASVTSRFDRRWVMLTFSVMLIVSNLLVAFAPNLTFILAGRVLLGIAIGGFWTLAPATAMRLVPEAMIPRALSIVFSGVSVATIVAAPVGSYFGHLIGWRNVFIAAAACGLLALIWQTIALPKMQPGQAGAGNSMLSLVKRPGMQTALLAIILLFSGHFAFFTYLRPFLESVTGVGVNGLSVILLGFGVANFAGTLIAGVLLERNLNRTLIGMPLAMGLLGVALVGLGSAPVMDAVLIALWGMAFGAVPVGWSTWITRTMPEEAESGGGLLVATIQLAITIGAAAGGMIFNVTGAKGVFMGSAAALLLATLTICMALRVRLPARDNI, encoded by the coding sequence ATGAGCACAGCACAACAGGCCGGTACGGCACAGGAAAAGCCCCTGTGGGGCGCAGTTTTTTCGATGGCGCTTGGCGTGTTTGGACTGGTGACGGCGGAGTTTCTGCCCGCCAGCCTGCTGACGCCGATGGCAGCGAGTCTGGGTGTTACCGAAGGCGTAACCGGGCAGTCCGTTACCGTTACCGCTGTTTTTGCCCTGTTAACCAGCTTTTTTAGCGCATCGGTCACCAGCCGCTTTGACCGACGTTGGGTGATGCTGACGTTTTCAGTAATGCTTATCGTCTCTAACCTGCTGGTGGCTTTCGCGCCAAATCTGACCTTTATCCTGGCGGGCCGCGTTCTGCTGGGCATCGCGATTGGCGGCTTCTGGACGCTGGCTCCGGCCACCGCGATGCGTTTAGTGCCGGAAGCGATGATCCCGCGCGCGCTGTCGATTGTTTTTAGCGGCGTCTCGGTCGCAACAATCGTTGCCGCGCCGGTGGGCAGCTATTTCGGACATCTGATTGGCTGGCGTAACGTTTTTATCGCGGCGGCGGCCTGCGGTCTGCTGGCGCTGATTTGGCAGACGATTGCCTTACCTAAAATGCAGCCAGGGCAGGCAGGCGCAGGTAATTCGATGCTCTCGCTGGTAAAGAGGCCCGGCATGCAGACGGCGCTGCTGGCGATTATCCTGCTGTTTTCCGGACACTTTGCCTTCTTTACCTATCTGCGGCCGTTCCTGGAAAGCGTGACGGGCGTCGGCGTCAACGGCCTCTCCGTCATTCTGCTCGGCTTTGGCGTGGCGAACTTTGCCGGAACGCTGATTGCGGGTGTGCTGTTGGAGCGTAACCTGAACCGGACGCTTATCGGCATGCCGCTGGCAATGGGGTTGCTGGGCGTGGCGCTGGTCGGACTGGGATCGGCACCGGTGATGGATGCGGTACTTATCGCGCTGTGGGGCATGGCTTTTGGCGCTGTTCCGGTCGGCTGGTCAACGTGGATCACCCGCACCATGCCGGAAGAAGCGGAAAGCGGCGGTGGACTGCTGGTAGCGACTATTCAGCTGGCAATCACTATTGGCGCTGCGGCTGGCGGTATGATCTTTAACGTCACCGGGGCGAAAGGCGTCTTTATGGGCAGCGCAGCGGCATTGCTGCTGGCGACGCTGACGATTTGTATGGCGCTACGGGTCAGGCTTCCCGCGCGCGATAACATCTGA
- the pqqB gene encoding pyrroloquinoline quinone biosynthesis protein PqqB yields the protein MQINVLGSAAGGGFPQWNCNCRNCQGVRNGTLKTSARTQSSIAISDNGVDFVLCNASPDIAHQIAATPELNKKGVLRGTAIGSIILTDSQIDHTTGLLSLREGCPHQVWCTPEVHNDLTTGFPVFTMLSHWNGGLVHHAIQPGEPFQVAVCPALKFTAIPLLSNAPPYSQYRDRPLPGHNVALFIEDTRSGHTLMYAPGLGEPDSELLGWLQKADCLLIDGTLWQDNELANTGVGLNTGKDMGHLALAEEQGLIALLASLPAKRKILIHINNTNPILDEASAERQALTQYGIEVSWDGMRIDL from the coding sequence ATGCAGATTAACGTTCTTGGTTCTGCGGCTGGCGGCGGTTTCCCACAGTGGAACTGCAACTGCAGAAACTGTCAGGGCGTGCGTAACGGCACCCTGAAAACTTCGGCACGCACGCAATCGTCCATCGCCATCAGCGATAACGGCGTCGATTTTGTGCTGTGCAACGCCTCACCAGACATTGCCCATCAGATTGCGGCCACGCCGGAACTGAATAAAAAAGGCGTGCTGCGCGGCACCGCGATCGGTTCGATTATCCTGACCGACAGCCAGATCGATCATACTACTGGCCTGCTGAGCCTGCGCGAAGGCTGCCCGCATCAGGTCTGGTGCACGCCCGAAGTGCACAACGATCTGACGACCGGCTTTCCGGTCTTCACCATGCTTTCCCACTGGAATGGCGGTCTTGTGCACCATGCCATCCAGCCCGGCGAACCGTTCCAGGTGGCCGTTTGCCCGGCGCTGAAATTTACCGCTATTCCGTTACTCAGCAACGCGCCGCCTTATTCGCAGTATCGTGACAGGCCGCTGCCTGGCCACAATGTCGCGCTGTTTATCGAAGATACCCGCAGCGGTCACACGCTGATGTATGCGCCCGGCCTGGGCGAACCGGACAGCGAGCTATTGGGCTGGTTGCAGAAGGCGGACTGCCTGCTGATTGACGGCACGCTCTGGCAGGATAATGAGCTGGCCAACACCGGCGTGGGCCTGAATACCGGCAAGGATATGGGGCACCTGGCGCTCGCCGAAGAGCAGGGGCTGATTGCGTTGCTGGCTTCGCTGCCGGCAAAACGCAAAATCCTTATTCATATTAATAATACCAATCCGATCCTCGATGAAGCGTCGGCTGAACGTCAGGCGCTGACGCAGTACGGCATTGAAGTCAGCTGGGACGGAATGCGTATTGACCTGTGA
- a CDS encoding AraC family transcriptional regulator — MTTESHDLASELLLGMRLLGVQYRRIELAAPFGVGFVQAPGRAQFHFVSRGPVMLRTGSGTLYTLNTGDALLLPQGIDHVLVSSPDIACKDIRAFDSTPVCSNVSCVKACLKEPSALIFSGSMEFDLGGMQMLVSAMPEVLLAATLLSNYPEVQPMLEAMERESLGKRAGYAGILSRLADVVAAFIVRGWVESGCGEAGGWIQALRDPRLGKVLVALHREPGKNWTVAQLAAEMGSSRSVFAERFLAVTGMTPVRYLTGLRMQLAAQWIGREGEAIETVAWRLGYGSLAAFSRAFKRTMGVTPGAMRAGENKQAAQAYDAMPQVAARA, encoded by the coding sequence ATGACCACAGAAAGCCACGATTTAGCCAGCGAACTGCTGCTGGGCATGCGCCTGCTGGGCGTGCAATACCGGCGTATTGAGCTGGCCGCCCCTTTTGGCGTCGGCTTTGTGCAGGCGCCAGGCCGCGCGCAGTTTCACTTTGTCAGCCGTGGACCGGTAATGCTGCGTACCGGCAGCGGCACTCTTTATACGCTGAATACCGGCGATGCGCTGTTGCTGCCGCAGGGCATCGATCATGTACTCGTCTCGTCTCCAGACATCGCCTGCAAAGATATTCGCGCTTTCGACAGCACGCCGGTATGCAGCAACGTCAGCTGTGTTAAAGCCTGTCTTAAGGAGCCCAGCGCGTTGATCTTTAGCGGCTCAATGGAGTTCGATTTAGGCGGCATGCAGATGCTGGTCAGCGCCATGCCGGAAGTGTTGCTGGCTGCAACGCTGCTGAGCAATTACCCGGAAGTGCAGCCAATGCTTGAAGCAATGGAACGGGAATCGCTGGGGAAACGGGCTGGCTATGCGGGTATTTTGTCACGGCTGGCTGATGTAGTGGCTGCGTTTATCGTGCGTGGCTGGGTGGAGTCAGGCTGTGGTGAAGCGGGCGGCTGGATCCAGGCGCTGCGCGATCCTCGTCTCGGTAAAGTGCTGGTTGCCCTGCACCGCGAGCCGGGAAAAAACTGGACGGTTGCCCAGCTGGCCGCCGAAATGGGCAGCTCCCGCTCGGTATTTGCCGAACGTTTTCTGGCGGTGACGGGCATGACGCCGGTTCGCTATCTCACCGGGCTACGCATGCAGCTGGCGGCACAGTGGATCGGCCGCGAAGGCGAGGCGATTGAAACCGTGGCCTGGCGGCTGGGCTATGGCTCGCTGGCGGCCTTTAGCCGCGCGTTCAAACGCACCATGGGCGTGACGCCTGGCGCGATGCGTGCGGGTGAAAATAAACAAGCAGCTCAGGCTTACGATGCCATGCCTCAGGTTGCTGCGCGGGCTTAA
- the pqqC gene encoding pyrroloquinoline-quinone synthase PqqC — protein MKSDFLTEPMTPEAFEQALRAKGAYYHIHHPYHIAMHNGQATREQIQGWVANRFYYQTSIPLKDAAIMANCPDPQTRRKWVQRILDHDGHEGSEGGIEAWLRLGEAVGLDREKLLSEEMVLPGVRFAVDAYVNFARRAVWQEAACSSLTELFAPEIHQSRLDSWPQHYKWIEAEGYGYFRGRLSQANRDVEHGLQLALEYFTTAGQQQRMLEILQFKLDILWSMLDAMTMAYALKRPPYHTVTDQPVWHKERLL, from the coding sequence ATGAAGTCTGATTTTCTAACAGAACCGATGACGCCAGAAGCGTTTGAACAGGCGCTGCGCGCCAAAGGTGCTTATTACCATATCCACCATCCTTACCATATTGCGATGCATAATGGTCAGGCGACCCGCGAACAGATTCAGGGCTGGGTGGCGAACCGTTTTTACTACCAGACCAGCATCCCGCTGAAAGATGCCGCGATCATGGCTAACTGCCCGGATCCGCAAACCCGCCGCAAGTGGGTACAGCGCATTCTCGATCACGACGGTCATGAAGGTAGCGAAGGCGGAATTGAAGCCTGGCTGCGCCTGGGTGAAGCCGTAGGCCTGGATCGTGAAAAGCTGCTTTCTGAAGAGATGGTGCTGCCTGGCGTGCGCTTCGCGGTGGATGCTTACGTTAACTTCGCTCGCCGTGCAGTCTGGCAGGAAGCGGCGTGCAGCTCGCTGACCGAGCTTTTTGCACCGGAAATCCATCAGTCGCGCCTCGACAGCTGGCCGCAGCACTATAAGTGGATTGAAGCGGAAGGCTACGGCTATTTTCGAGGCCGGCTGAGCCAGGCAAACCGCGACGTCGAGCACGGTTTGCAGCTGGCGCTGGAATATTTCACCACCGCCGGGCAACAGCAGCGTATGCTGGAAATTCTCCAGTTCAAACTGGATATTCTGTGGAGCATGCTGGACGCGATGACCATGGCCTACGCGCTGAAGCGCCCACCGTATCACACCGTGACTGACCAGCCGGTATGGCATAAAGAGAGACTGCTGTAA
- a CDS encoding dipeptidase, which yields MNPDAIPTVFDGHNDLLLRLWLQEEGDPVAEFLQGSMKGHLDLPRMRRGGFAGGLFAVFVPPVQYAKQSKTAYVEEDHHPLAITEAQIALLHTIAERSDGQAKVCRSAGEIEQCIAQGVLAMVLHIEGAEALNEQCSQLDRWVDSGLKSIGPLWNLQNCFGTGVTGGFPGSPDSGEGLTAAGLNLLKLCNQKKLLIDLSHMNEKSFWQVAEHSNAPLVATHSNVHAICPQPRNLTDRQLAAIAESDGFVGVNFGNAFLRADGKRDGDTPLSDIVRHLDALLEKLGENRVGFGSDFDGISVPDALQDAAGLPRLVAAMSAAGYSSELIEKITWRNWLSVLKKTWGE from the coding sequence ATGAACCCTGATGCAATCCCTACCGTCTTCGACGGACATAACGATCTCCTGCTGCGCCTGTGGCTACAGGAAGAAGGCGATCCCGTTGCGGAGTTTCTGCAAGGGTCGATGAAAGGTCATCTGGATCTGCCGCGCATGCGTCGGGGCGGCTTTGCAGGCGGACTGTTTGCGGTATTTGTGCCTCCTGTACAGTACGCCAAACAGAGCAAAACGGCGTATGTGGAAGAAGATCATCATCCGCTGGCGATTACCGAAGCGCAAATTGCCCTGCTGCATACTATTGCCGAACGCTCAGACGGACAGGCGAAAGTCTGCCGCAGCGCGGGCGAGATTGAACAGTGCATTGCGCAAGGTGTGCTGGCGATGGTGCTGCATATTGAAGGGGCTGAGGCGCTGAATGAGCAGTGCAGCCAGCTTGACCGCTGGGTAGATAGTGGACTGAAGAGCATCGGCCCGCTGTGGAACCTGCAAAACTGCTTTGGTACAGGCGTTACGGGTGGTTTTCCCGGTTCGCCGGACAGTGGCGAAGGACTCACCGCCGCCGGACTGAATCTGCTAAAACTTTGCAATCAGAAAAAGCTGCTGATCGATCTGTCGCATATGAATGAGAAATCGTTCTGGCAGGTTGCTGAACACAGTAATGCGCCATTAGTTGCCACGCACTCCAACGTGCATGCGATCTGCCCCCAGCCGCGCAATTTAACCGATCGCCAGCTGGCGGCAATCGCAGAAAGCGACGGCTTTGTCGGCGTGAATTTCGGCAATGCGTTTTTGCGTGCCGACGGTAAGCGCGATGGCGATACGCCGCTCAGCGATATCGTTCGTCATCTGGATGCCCTGCTGGAAAAATTAGGCGAGAACCGCGTTGGCTTTGGTTCTGATTTTGACGGCATCAGCGTTCCCGATGCGCTGCAAGACGCCGCCGGGCTGCCGCGTCTGGTTGCGGCGATGTCTGCTGCCGGCTATTCATCTGAGCTGATTGAAAAAATAACCTGGCGCAACTGGCTGAGCGTACTGAAAAAAACCTGGGGGGAATGA
- the pqqE gene encoding pyrroloquinoline quinone biosynthesis protein PqqE, with amino-acid sequence MNLLKPQVNPPLWLLAELTYRCPLQCPYCSNPLDFAQQEKELTTEQWIEVFKQARQMGAVQLGFSGGEPLVRKDLPELIRAARDLGFYTNLITSGIGLTEKKIDAFAEAGLDHIQISFQASDETLNAALAGSQKAFQQKLAMAKAVKAHGYPMVLNFVLHRHNIDQIAQIIELAIELEADDVELATCQFYGWAQLNREGLLPTREQIARAEDVVAHYREKMKDSSNLANLLFVTPDYYEERPKGCMGGWGAIFLSVTPEGMALPCHSARQLPVQFPSVLEHTLQEIWYDSFGFNKYRGFDWMPEPCRSCSEKEKDFGGCRCQAFMLTGNADNADPVCSKSPHHGKILEAREQANCTNMRIDQLQFRNRVNSQLIFKV; translated from the coding sequence GTGAACCTGCTTAAACCTCAGGTCAATCCGCCGCTATGGTTGCTGGCGGAACTGACCTATCGCTGTCCGTTGCAGTGCCCGTACTGCTCTAACCCGCTGGACTTTGCTCAGCAGGAAAAAGAGCTGACGACGGAGCAATGGATAGAAGTCTTCAAACAGGCCCGCCAGATGGGTGCCGTACAGCTGGGGTTTTCCGGCGGCGAGCCGCTGGTGCGCAAAGATCTGCCTGAACTCATTCGTGCCGCGCGCGATCTCGGTTTTTATACCAACCTGATCACGTCCGGTATTGGCCTGACCGAGAAAAAGATCGATGCGTTTGCCGAAGCGGGCCTGGATCATATTCAGATCAGCTTCCAGGCAAGCGATGAAACGCTGAACGCCGCGCTGGCCGGATCGCAAAAAGCTTTTCAGCAAAAGCTGGCGATGGCGAAAGCGGTTAAAGCGCATGGCTACCCGATGGTGCTGAATTTCGTGTTACATCGCCATAATATCGACCAGATAGCGCAGATTATTGAGCTGGCGATCGAGCTGGAAGCCGACGACGTGGAGCTGGCCACCTGTCAGTTCTATGGCTGGGCGCAGCTGAACCGCGAAGGTCTGCTGCCCACCCGCGAGCAGATTGCCCGCGCGGAAGACGTCGTGGCGCACTACCGCGAAAAAATGAAGGATTCCAGCAACCTGGCAAATCTGCTGTTTGTGACGCCCGACTATTATGAAGAGCGTCCAAAAGGCTGTATGGGCGGCTGGGGCGCGATTTTCCTGAGCGTCACGCCGGAAGGCATGGCGCTGCCCTGCCACAGCGCACGCCAGCTGCCGGTTCAGTTCCCGTCGGTGCTGGAACACACGCTACAGGAAATTTGGTACGACTCGTTCGGCTTCAATAAATATCGCGGCTTTGACTGGATGCCGGAACCTTGTCGCTCCTGTTCAGAAAAAGAGAAAGACTTCGGCGGCTGCCGCTGTCAGGCCTTTATGCTGACCGGCAACGCCGATAATGCCGATCCGGTTTGCAGCAAATCACCGCACCACGGCAAGATCCTTGAAGCACGTGAGCAGGCCAACTGTACCAATATGCGCATCGATCAGTTGCAGTTCCGCAACCGCGTCAACTCTCAGCTGATTTTCAAAGTCTGA
- the pqqD gene encoding pyrroloquinoline quinone biosynthesis peptide chaperone PqqD — MTFTEQHIPAFRRGYRLQWEPTQDCHVILYPEGMAKLNDSATAILQLVDGKQTLTSLIAVLNERFPDAGGVDDDVKEFFAEAVEQKWIIFREPA; from the coding sequence ATGACCTTTACTGAGCAGCATATTCCCGCGTTTCGTCGCGGCTATCGTTTGCAGTGGGAACCGACGCAGGATTGCCACGTGATCCTCTACCCGGAAGGCATGGCGAAGCTGAACGACAGCGCCACCGCCATTTTACAGCTGGTGGACGGCAAGCAAACGCTGACCTCGCTGATTGCCGTGCTGAACGAGCGCTTTCCCGATGCCGGTGGCGTGGACGATGATGTAAAAGAATTTTTTGCCGAAGCCGTTGAACAGAAGTGGATAATTTTTCGTGAACCTGCTTAA
- the pqqA gene encoding pyrroloquinoline quinone precursor peptide PqqA produces MWTKPKFVDLRLGLEVTLYISNR; encoded by the coding sequence ATGTGGACTAAACCTAAATTCGTTGATTTACGTCTGGGCTTAGAAGTAACGCTGTACATCTCTAACCGCTAA
- a CDS encoding SelT/SelW/SelH family protein, whose amino-acid sequence MKTSPAITIHYCSQCNWLLRAGWMAQELLHTFSTDLASVSLIPGTGGIYQIAIDGHLIWDRKTDGGFPEVKELKQRVRNVCFPERDLGHIDKA is encoded by the coding sequence ATGAAAACCTCTCCAGCTATCACTATTCACTACTGTTCTCAATGTAACTGGCTGCTGCGCGCAGGCTGGATGGCGCAGGAACTGCTGCACACTTTCAGTACCGATCTGGCTTCGGTCTCGCTGATCCCGGGCACCGGTGGTATCTATCAGATCGCCATCGATGGACACCTGATTTGGGATCGAAAAACCGATGGCGGTTTTCCGGAAGTGAAAGAGTTAAAGCAGCGGGTGCGGAATGTCTGTTTTCCCGAGCGGGATTTAGGGCATATTGATAAAGCGTAA
- a CDS encoding TonB-dependent receptor domain-containing protein, whose amino-acid sequence MCKKLISQGIIQKSVLFSTLVTSGFAVGADNQSDKITAATSSETLTIAAKKQAREPVMVVTAPQPEKEAGTKTTITAEEMQKKGANDFGSIMRYEPLISATGVSGGSSAGKSGFDRSGYTGYNIRGLESNRVGLDVDGIPQPEATGRSYVSRAGLNTFGIGRDYIDPYIYGQVDIESGATSTAKANNAIGGAVSFLPKSADDYLSPYKTTYFGYQSDYDSSNRSWHNGITAAAGDETLRGVFVYSRRDGQETRNNSGTQEAYPANWHSNALMASGIWQPNDEHKLTGTLDYYDKTNHTHYDSWNDGGSAIWGTAQQQSNTRRWGVSLKDEWTPANAFIDSLTSRLYYQQTQAHDNTYMPSSATAMQRVYSDYDVDTYGFETQLAKTLGRHDLSGGLNGSINETKRPFRQVPPASQYSVIMPPQADSRSYTLGGFVQDKIHFDLDGHDFSVVPGVRIAHQSIKPQNLGSLTTGSSVLTESQLETLYGKENADTQVLPSLSVNYDITPGLMTYVMYKRGAQFPNASQLYGSWNLGASYAGSAQYALIGNTALKTETSNNFEWGLKGHVMEGVTVNAAMFYNTYDNFIAYTRYSRSRNPSMFGNVPSNIYTIYQAENRDKAFIYGGQLSTKLNVGTWFEQVNGLSATFALGYSEGKSKSSYAGDSYVDLDSVAPVKAIVGVAWDDPAKRYGAAVTATFVKGKRATNTNRESYSNSGTALTDSTSEYMRVPGYGMVDMTAYWQVAKNVKFNGGIYNLTDRKYWDYLNSRNQLEATSQDAYEKALAVMPGRTFQLGVNIDF is encoded by the coding sequence ATGTGTAAAAAATTAATTTCTCAGGGAATTATCCAAAAATCCGTGCTGTTCAGCACGCTGGTGACTTCCGGCTTTGCCGTCGGTGCTGATAATCAGAGCGATAAGATTACCGCTGCGACCTCTTCTGAAACGCTGACGATTGCCGCAAAAAAGCAGGCCCGCGAGCCGGTGATGGTGGTTACCGCGCCGCAGCCTGAAAAAGAGGCCGGTACGAAAACGACAATCACGGCTGAGGAGATGCAAAAAAAAGGTGCCAACGATTTTGGTTCAATAATGCGTTACGAACCGCTGATTAGTGCCACCGGCGTCAGCGGGGGATCGTCGGCGGGCAAAAGCGGCTTCGATCGCAGTGGCTATACCGGCTATAACATTCGCGGTCTTGAAAGCAACCGCGTCGGGCTGGATGTCGATGGCATTCCTCAACCGGAAGCGACCGGGCGCAGCTACGTCAGTCGCGCCGGGCTGAATACCTTCGGCATCGGCCGTGACTATATAGACCCTTATATCTACGGGCAGGTGGATATTGAATCGGGCGCAACCTCAACCGCCAAAGCCAATAACGCTATCGGCGGCGCGGTGTCGTTTTTGCCCAAATCTGCTGATGATTACCTCTCGCCTTATAAAACGACCTACTTCGGCTATCAGTCAGATTACGACTCCTCTAACCGCAGCTGGCACAACGGCATTACCGCAGCAGCAGGTGACGAAACCCTGCGCGGCGTCTTTGTTTACAGTCGCCGCGACGGTCAGGAAACGCGTAATAACAGCGGAACGCAAGAGGCTTATCCGGCGAACTGGCATTCCAATGCGCTAATGGCTTCCGGCATCTGGCAGCCCAACGATGAGCACAAACTGACGGGCACCCTCGACTATTACGACAAAACGAACCATACCCACTACGACTCATGGAACGATGGCGGCAGTGCCATTTGGGGGACCGCGCAGCAGCAGAGCAATACACGCCGCTGGGGCGTTAGCCTGAAGGATGAGTGGACGCCCGCAAACGCCTTTATCGACAGCCTGACATCGCGCCTTTATTACCAGCAAACGCAGGCGCACGATAATACTTATATGCCTTCCAGCGCGACGGCGATGCAGCGCGTCTATTCCGATTATGATGTCGATACCTATGGCTTTGAAACGCAGCTGGCGAAAACGTTGGGGCGTCACGATCTGAGCGGCGGTCTGAACGGCAGCATCAATGAGACCAAACGCCCGTTCCGTCAGGTGCCACCCGCCAGCCAGTACAGTGTGATTATGCCGCCGCAGGCCGACAGCCGTAGCTATACGCTGGGCGGATTCGTGCAGGATAAAATCCATTTCGATCTCGACGGCCACGACTTCAGCGTGGTGCCGGGCGTGCGTATCGCGCATCAAAGTATCAAACCGCAAAATCTTGGCAGCCTCACCACGGGCAGTTCAGTATTGACCGAATCCCAGCTGGAAACGCTGTATGGCAAAGAGAACGCCGATACGCAGGTTCTGCCGTCGCTGAGCGTTAACTATGATATTACGCCCGGGCTGATGACTTACGTGATGTACAAGCGCGGCGCACAGTTCCCGAACGCCAGCCAGCTGTATGGGTCCTGGAATCTTGGCGCAAGCTACGCGGGATCGGCGCAATATGCGCTGATCGGCAATACCGCGCTGAAAACCGAGACCAGCAATAATTTCGAGTGGGGTTTGAAAGGCCACGTGATGGAAGGCGTGACCGTCAATGCGGCCATGTTCTACAACACTTACGACAACTTTATTGCCTACACTCGCTATAGTCGTTCCCGTAATCCATCGATGTTCGGCAACGTGCCCTCGAACATCTACACCATTTATCAGGCAGAAAATCGTGATAAGGCTTTTATCTATGGCGGCCAGCTCAGCACGAAGCTCAACGTCGGCACCTGGTTTGAGCAGGTTAACGGTCTGAGCGCCACCTTCGCGCTGGGCTACAGCGAAGGGAAATCTAAATCCAGCTACGCCGGTGACAGCTACGTCGATCTCGACAGCGTCGCGCCAGTAAAAGCCATTGTCGGCGTGGCCTGGGACGATCCGGCAAAACGCTACGGCGCAGCCGTCACGGCCACCTTCGTGAAAGGTAAGCGCGCTACCAATACCAACCGCGAAAGCTACAGCAACAGCGGCACGGCACTGACCGATTCAACGTCTGAGTATATGCGCGTGCCGGGCTACGGTATGGTAGATATGACCGCTTACTGGCAGGTGGCTAAAAATGTCAAATTCAACGGTGGTATCTATAACCTGACCGATCGCAAATATTGGGATTACCTCAACAGCCGTAACCAGCTGGAAGCGACCAGCCAGGATGCTTACGAAAAAGCGCTGGCAGTGATGCCGGGCCGAACCTTCCAGCTGGGCGTTAATATCGACTTTTGA